The following coding sequences lie in one Girardinichthys multiradiatus isolate DD_20200921_A chromosome 13, DD_fGirMul_XY1, whole genome shotgun sequence genomic window:
- the LOC124878956 gene encoding homeobox protein NOBOX-like isoform X3, with amino-acid sequence MEKEEAEEVKPESGLEAEEEEVAVQAQMKDKETDISKQTVVEKQESKIKKVTEKKNEQKKSRRRRGKKQNEHVRTRKGGKEDLSEKLEEEKMSEMQEMSVMSSEENSALFEPSVGLMNSFELSDPVYLGIGTTGQYCPPVPVPILYSSQPPVPIQSAAPQSHGTKRPHSPPQPRCLPQQSSHTLQMEISQVYSTRRSIRYSNRGRGQALSLPLPPGSDRVDGCPLPPVPRKKTRTLYSTDQLEHLEALFQEDHYPDAEKRKIIAASVGVTPQRIMVWFQNRRAKWRKVQSITAKAEPAPAGAEYSINSPNHKINPSLTILTSSRQGGLPFSGHFAGPVPQIASTAAFPTLSTQTPPSYSTLLDSLNSPGHSKGREMSSGTLPEYHHPRPMHSPPPLRRASFPLFPVSFNSVSPNPPLLNTPVHTPPLFLDALEGGASLAHYDTQSQHIDTSLLYDFAEKLSQQSSSLSYQLQNSFPTSQYQPQTSVPHMAYLTPSPYLTPNPPDSNPTSYLTFGPGGSSAGLVTYSTGGHTYFQSQSTGQVLLQPASHHGGMTSYQSYPWSNLYSQQAIHQRAQCPPTYSASLGSVIDHQNPSTPSLPLHSLFQVGEHNPSHINLQQAAETQPHTASSTTTTALPPLSTLRPSCLRAESTPTKVSSLLPSQVSSTCPESPSSPSCVKLEYDSPQEIHSHFHCDFSPIHF; translated from the exons ATGGAGAAGGAGGAAGCGGAAGAGGTGAAGCCTGAGAGTGGGCTGGaagcggaggaggaggaggtggcggTACAGGCTCAGATGAAAGATAAAGAAACCGACATTAGCAAACAAACAGTTGTTGAAAAGCAAGagagtaaaattaaaaaagtgacagaaaagaaaaatgagcaGAAAAAGAGCAGAAGGAGGCGAGGCAAGAAACAAAATGAGCATGTGAGAACCAGGAAAGGAGGAAAGGAGGATCTCAgtgagaagctggaggaggaaaagatgAGTGAGATGCAGGAAATGTCAGTGATGAGCTCAGAGGAAAACTCTGCTCTTTTTGAGCCCTCAGTTGGGCTGATGAACAGCTTTGAGCTGTCTGATCCAGTCTATCTGGGTATTGGGACGACTGGGCAGTATTGCCCCCCGGTCCCTGTTCCAATCCTGTACTCGTCCCAGCCACCAGTCCCGATCCAGTCTGCAGCACCTCAGTCACACGGGACAAAAAGACCCCACAGCCCCCCTCAGCCGCGCTGTCTCCCCCAGCAGAGCTCCCACACTCTCCAG ATGGAGATATCTCAAGTGTACTCCACTCGACGCTCTATCCGTTACAGTAACAGGGGCCGAGGTCAGGCACTCAGCTTACCACTACCACCAGGATCTGACAGGGTGGACGGCTGCCCACTGCCACCTGTCCCAAGGAAGAAGACCAGGACACTGTACAGTACAG ACCAGCTGGAGCATTTAGAGGCGCTGTTCCAGGAGGATCACTATCCTGATGCAGAGAAGAGGAAAATTATTGCTGCGTCAGTTGGCGTCACCCCTCAGAGAATTATG GTTTGGTTTCAGAACCGCAGGGCGAAGTGGAGGAAAGTGCAATCAATTACAGCAAAGGCTGAACCTGCACCGGCTGGAGCTGAATACAGTATAAATAGCCCAAATCATAAAATCAATCCCAGTTTAACCATCCTGACATCCAGCAG GCAAGGAGGGCTTCCTTTTTCTGGTCACTTTGCTGGCCCAGTACCACAGATTGCCTCTACAGCTGCTTTTCCCACGCTGTCCACTCAGACCCCACCCTCCTACAGTACGTTGTTGGACAGCCTTAACAGCCCAG GTCACAGTAAAGGGAGAGAAATGAGTTCGGGGACTTTGCCAGAGTATCATCACCCCCGTCCCATGCACAGCCCTCCCCCTCTGCGACGAGCCAGCTTCCCTCTTTTTCCTGTTTCGTTTAACTCCGTCAGCCCTAATCCCCCTCTCCTCAACACCCCAGTTCACACCCCACCTCTCTTTCTCGATGCTCTGGAGGGTGGTGCCTCTTTAGCTCATTATGACACCCAGTCTCAGCACATTGACACTAG CTTGCTCTATGACTTTGCGGAGAAGCTgagccagcagagcagctccTTGTCTTATCAGCTTCAGAACTCCTTTCCAACCAGCCAGTATCAGCCTCAGACATCTGTACCCCACATGGCCTACCTTACTCCATCACCCTACCTTACCCCCAACCCTCCAGATTCCAATCCTACCTCCTACCTGACCTTTGGACCTGGGGGAAGCTCAGCTGGACTGGTGACATACTCCACAGGTGGTCACACCTACTTTCAGTCACAGAGCACAGGACAGGTCCTGCTACAGCCAGCCAGTCACCATG GTGGGATGACATCATACCAGTCATATCCATGGAGTAATTTGTACAGTCAGCAAGCCATCCACCAGCGTGCCCAGTGTCCTCCCACGTACTCAGCCAGCTTGGGATCTGTTATAGACCACCAGAACCCCTCTACCCCCAGCCTGCCTCTCCATTCTCTATTTCAGGTGGGGGAGCATAACCCATCACATATAAACTTGCAGCAAGCAGCAGAGACCCAGCCACACACTGCCTCCAGCACCACCACCACCGCCCTCCCACCACTGTCAACTCTGCGGCCCTCCTGTCTCAGAGCTGAGAGTACTCCGACCAAAGTTTCATCACTCCTTCCCTCTCAGGTCAGCTCCACTTGTCCTGAAAGCCCTTCATCACCCTCTTGTGTCAAATTGGAGTATGACAGCCCTCAAGAGATACACAGCCACTTCCACTGCGATTTCTCCCCAATACATTTTTGA
- the LOC124878956 gene encoding homeobox protein NOBOX-like isoform X2, which translates to MEEDCDLAEDFDCPSLLCEELEDLETKDPKEKTSRGKDEGDEKVLNQRDNKETGEELEHEESNEGEEKGENKVVVSEKKLMEKEEAEEVKPESGLEAEEEEVAVQAQMKDKETDISKQTVVEKQESKIKKVTEKKNEQKKSRRRRGKKQNEHVRTRKGGKEDLSEKLEEEKMSEMQEMSVMSSEENSALFEPSVGLMNSFELSDPVYLGIGTTGQYCPPVPVPILYSSQPPVPIQSAAPQSHGTKRPHSPPQPRCLPQQSSHTLQMEISQVYSTRRSIRYSNRGRGQALSLPLPPGSDRVDGCPLPPVPRKKTRTLYSTDQLEHLEALFQEDHYPDAEKRKIIAASVGVTPQRIMVWFQNRRAKWRKVQSITAKAEPAPAGAEYSINSPNHKINPSLTILTSSRQGGLPFSGHFAGPVPQIASTAAFPTLSTQTPPSYSTLLDSLNSPGHSKGREMSSGTLPEYHHPRPMHSPPPLRRASFPLFPVSFNSVSPNPPLLNTPVHTPPLFLDALEGGASLAHYDTQSQHIDTSLLYDFAEKLSQQSSSLSYQLQNSFPTSQYQPQTSVPHMAYLTPSPYLTPNPPDSNPTSYLTFGPGGSSAGLVTYSTGGHTYFQSQSTGQVLLQPASHHGGMTSYQSYPWSNLYSQQAIHQRAQCPPTYSASLGSVIDHQNPSTPSLPLHSLFQVGEHNPSHINLQQAAETQPHTASSTTTTALPPLSTLRPSCLRAESTPTKVSSLLPSQVSSTCPESPSSPSCVKLEYDSPQEIHSHFHCDFSPIHF; encoded by the exons ATGGAGGAGGACTGCGATTTAGCTGAAGATTTCG ACTGTCCAAGCCTGCTGTGTGAGGAACTGGAGGATTTGGAAACAAAGGACCCTAAAGAGAAGACGAGCAGGGGGAAGGACGAAGGAGATGAGAAAGTGTTAAATCAGAGGGATAACAAAGAGACAGGAGAGGAGTTGGAGCACGAAGAGAGCAATGAGGGggaagaaaaaggagaaaataaagttgttgTGTCAGAAAAGAAGCTGATGGAGAAGGAGGAAGCGGAAGAGGTGAAGCCTGAGAGTGGGCTGGaagcggaggaggaggaggtggcggTACAGGCTCAGATGAAAGATAAAGAAACCGACATTAGCAAACAAACAGTTGTTGAAAAGCAAGagagtaaaattaaaaaagtgacagaaaagaaaaatgagcaGAAAAAGAGCAGAAGGAGGCGAGGCAAGAAACAAAATGAGCATGTGAGAACCAGGAAAGGAGGAAAGGAGGATCTCAgtgagaagctggaggaggaaaagatgAGTGAGATGCAGGAAATGTCAGTGATGAGCTCAGAGGAAAACTCTGCTCTTTTTGAGCCCTCAGTTGGGCTGATGAACAGCTTTGAGCTGTCTGATCCAGTCTATCTGGGTATTGGGACGACTGGGCAGTATTGCCCCCCGGTCCCTGTTCCAATCCTGTACTCGTCCCAGCCACCAGTCCCGATCCAGTCTGCAGCACCTCAGTCACACGGGACAAAAAGACCCCACAGCCCCCCTCAGCCGCGCTGTCTCCCCCAGCAGAGCTCCCACACTCTCCAG ATGGAGATATCTCAAGTGTACTCCACTCGACGCTCTATCCGTTACAGTAACAGGGGCCGAGGTCAGGCACTCAGCTTACCACTACCACCAGGATCTGACAGGGTGGACGGCTGCCCACTGCCACCTGTCCCAAGGAAGAAGACCAGGACACTGTACAGTACAG ACCAGCTGGAGCATTTAGAGGCGCTGTTCCAGGAGGATCACTATCCTGATGCAGAGAAGAGGAAAATTATTGCTGCGTCAGTTGGCGTCACCCCTCAGAGAATTATG GTTTGGTTTCAGAACCGCAGGGCGAAGTGGAGGAAAGTGCAATCAATTACAGCAAAGGCTGAACCTGCACCGGCTGGAGCTGAATACAGTATAAATAGCCCAAATCATAAAATCAATCCCAGTTTAACCATCCTGACATCCAGCAG GCAAGGAGGGCTTCCTTTTTCTGGTCACTTTGCTGGCCCAGTACCACAGATTGCCTCTACAGCTGCTTTTCCCACGCTGTCCACTCAGACCCCACCCTCCTACAGTACGTTGTTGGACAGCCTTAACAGCCCAG GTCACAGTAAAGGGAGAGAAATGAGTTCGGGGACTTTGCCAGAGTATCATCACCCCCGTCCCATGCACAGCCCTCCCCCTCTGCGACGAGCCAGCTTCCCTCTTTTTCCTGTTTCGTTTAACTCCGTCAGCCCTAATCCCCCTCTCCTCAACACCCCAGTTCACACCCCACCTCTCTTTCTCGATGCTCTGGAGGGTGGTGCCTCTTTAGCTCATTATGACACCCAGTCTCAGCACATTGACACTAG CTTGCTCTATGACTTTGCGGAGAAGCTgagccagcagagcagctccTTGTCTTATCAGCTTCAGAACTCCTTTCCAACCAGCCAGTATCAGCCTCAGACATCTGTACCCCACATGGCCTACCTTACTCCATCACCCTACCTTACCCCCAACCCTCCAGATTCCAATCCTACCTCCTACCTGACCTTTGGACCTGGGGGAAGCTCAGCTGGACTGGTGACATACTCCACAGGTGGTCACACCTACTTTCAGTCACAGAGCACAGGACAGGTCCTGCTACAGCCAGCCAGTCACCATG GTGGGATGACATCATACCAGTCATATCCATGGAGTAATTTGTACAGTCAGCAAGCCATCCACCAGCGTGCCCAGTGTCCTCCCACGTACTCAGCCAGCTTGGGATCTGTTATAGACCACCAGAACCCCTCTACCCCCAGCCTGCCTCTCCATTCTCTATTTCAGGTGGGGGAGCATAACCCATCACATATAAACTTGCAGCAAGCAGCAGAGACCCAGCCACACACTGCCTCCAGCACCACCACCACCGCCCTCCCACCACTGTCAACTCTGCGGCCCTCCTGTCTCAGAGCTGAGAGTACTCCGACCAAAGTTTCATCACTCCTTCCCTCTCAGGTCAGCTCCACTTGTCCTGAAAGCCCTTCATCACCCTCTTGTGTCAAATTGGAGTATGACAGCCCTCAAGAGATACACAGCCACTTCCACTGCGATTTCTCCCCAATACATTTTTGA
- the LOC124878956 gene encoding homeobox protein NOBOX-like isoform X1, translating to MEVIRTPEFIDLVGCPTTFDCPSLLCEELEDLETKDPKEKTSRGKDEGDEKVLNQRDNKETGEELEHEESNEGEEKGENKVVVSEKKLMEKEEAEEVKPESGLEAEEEEVAVQAQMKDKETDISKQTVVEKQESKIKKVTEKKNEQKKSRRRRGKKQNEHVRTRKGGKEDLSEKLEEEKMSEMQEMSVMSSEENSALFEPSVGLMNSFELSDPVYLGIGTTGQYCPPVPVPILYSSQPPVPIQSAAPQSHGTKRPHSPPQPRCLPQQSSHTLQMEISQVYSTRRSIRYSNRGRGQALSLPLPPGSDRVDGCPLPPVPRKKTRTLYSTDQLEHLEALFQEDHYPDAEKRKIIAASVGVTPQRIMVWFQNRRAKWRKVQSITAKAEPAPAGAEYSINSPNHKINPSLTILTSSRQGGLPFSGHFAGPVPQIASTAAFPTLSTQTPPSYSTLLDSLNSPGHSKGREMSSGTLPEYHHPRPMHSPPPLRRASFPLFPVSFNSVSPNPPLLNTPVHTPPLFLDALEGGASLAHYDTQSQHIDTSLLYDFAEKLSQQSSSLSYQLQNSFPTSQYQPQTSVPHMAYLTPSPYLTPNPPDSNPTSYLTFGPGGSSAGLVTYSTGGHTYFQSQSTGQVLLQPASHHGGMTSYQSYPWSNLYSQQAIHQRAQCPPTYSASLGSVIDHQNPSTPSLPLHSLFQVGEHNPSHINLQQAAETQPHTASSTTTTALPPLSTLRPSCLRAESTPTKVSSLLPSQVSSTCPESPSSPSCVKLEYDSPQEIHSHFHCDFSPIHF from the exons ATGGAAGTGATTAGGACACCAGAGTTCATTGATTTGGTTGGGTGTCCCACAACGTTTG ACTGTCCAAGCCTGCTGTGTGAGGAACTGGAGGATTTGGAAACAAAGGACCCTAAAGAGAAGACGAGCAGGGGGAAGGACGAAGGAGATGAGAAAGTGTTAAATCAGAGGGATAACAAAGAGACAGGAGAGGAGTTGGAGCACGAAGAGAGCAATGAGGGggaagaaaaaggagaaaataaagttgttgTGTCAGAAAAGAAGCTGATGGAGAAGGAGGAAGCGGAAGAGGTGAAGCCTGAGAGTGGGCTGGaagcggaggaggaggaggtggcggTACAGGCTCAGATGAAAGATAAAGAAACCGACATTAGCAAACAAACAGTTGTTGAAAAGCAAGagagtaaaattaaaaaagtgacagaaaagaaaaatgagcaGAAAAAGAGCAGAAGGAGGCGAGGCAAGAAACAAAATGAGCATGTGAGAACCAGGAAAGGAGGAAAGGAGGATCTCAgtgagaagctggaggaggaaaagatgAGTGAGATGCAGGAAATGTCAGTGATGAGCTCAGAGGAAAACTCTGCTCTTTTTGAGCCCTCAGTTGGGCTGATGAACAGCTTTGAGCTGTCTGATCCAGTCTATCTGGGTATTGGGACGACTGGGCAGTATTGCCCCCCGGTCCCTGTTCCAATCCTGTACTCGTCCCAGCCACCAGTCCCGATCCAGTCTGCAGCACCTCAGTCACACGGGACAAAAAGACCCCACAGCCCCCCTCAGCCGCGCTGTCTCCCCCAGCAGAGCTCCCACACTCTCCAG ATGGAGATATCTCAAGTGTACTCCACTCGACGCTCTATCCGTTACAGTAACAGGGGCCGAGGTCAGGCACTCAGCTTACCACTACCACCAGGATCTGACAGGGTGGACGGCTGCCCACTGCCACCTGTCCCAAGGAAGAAGACCAGGACACTGTACAGTACAG ACCAGCTGGAGCATTTAGAGGCGCTGTTCCAGGAGGATCACTATCCTGATGCAGAGAAGAGGAAAATTATTGCTGCGTCAGTTGGCGTCACCCCTCAGAGAATTATG GTTTGGTTTCAGAACCGCAGGGCGAAGTGGAGGAAAGTGCAATCAATTACAGCAAAGGCTGAACCTGCACCGGCTGGAGCTGAATACAGTATAAATAGCCCAAATCATAAAATCAATCCCAGTTTAACCATCCTGACATCCAGCAG GCAAGGAGGGCTTCCTTTTTCTGGTCACTTTGCTGGCCCAGTACCACAGATTGCCTCTACAGCTGCTTTTCCCACGCTGTCCACTCAGACCCCACCCTCCTACAGTACGTTGTTGGACAGCCTTAACAGCCCAG GTCACAGTAAAGGGAGAGAAATGAGTTCGGGGACTTTGCCAGAGTATCATCACCCCCGTCCCATGCACAGCCCTCCCCCTCTGCGACGAGCCAGCTTCCCTCTTTTTCCTGTTTCGTTTAACTCCGTCAGCCCTAATCCCCCTCTCCTCAACACCCCAGTTCACACCCCACCTCTCTTTCTCGATGCTCTGGAGGGTGGTGCCTCTTTAGCTCATTATGACACCCAGTCTCAGCACATTGACACTAG CTTGCTCTATGACTTTGCGGAGAAGCTgagccagcagagcagctccTTGTCTTATCAGCTTCAGAACTCCTTTCCAACCAGCCAGTATCAGCCTCAGACATCTGTACCCCACATGGCCTACCTTACTCCATCACCCTACCTTACCCCCAACCCTCCAGATTCCAATCCTACCTCCTACCTGACCTTTGGACCTGGGGGAAGCTCAGCTGGACTGGTGACATACTCCACAGGTGGTCACACCTACTTTCAGTCACAGAGCACAGGACAGGTCCTGCTACAGCCAGCCAGTCACCATG GTGGGATGACATCATACCAGTCATATCCATGGAGTAATTTGTACAGTCAGCAAGCCATCCACCAGCGTGCCCAGTGTCCTCCCACGTACTCAGCCAGCTTGGGATCTGTTATAGACCACCAGAACCCCTCTACCCCCAGCCTGCCTCTCCATTCTCTATTTCAGGTGGGGGAGCATAACCCATCACATATAAACTTGCAGCAAGCAGCAGAGACCCAGCCACACACTGCCTCCAGCACCACCACCACCGCCCTCCCACCACTGTCAACTCTGCGGCCCTCCTGTCTCAGAGCTGAGAGTACTCCGACCAAAGTTTCATCACTCCTTCCCTCTCAGGTCAGCTCCACTTGTCCTGAAAGCCCTTCATCACCCTCTTGTGTCAAATTGGAGTATGACAGCCCTCAAGAGATACACAGCCACTTCCACTGCGATTTCTCCCCAATACATTTTTGA